The following are encoded together in the Streptococcus oralis genome:
- a CDS encoding pyridoxal phosphate-dependent aminotransferase, with amino-acid sequence MKEYNKSSKLEHVAYDIRGPVLEEAMRMRANGEKILRLNTGNPAEFGFTAPDEVIHDLIMNARDSEGYSDSKGIFSARKAIMQYCQLKKFPNVDIDDIYLGNGVSELIVMSMQGLLDNGDEVLVPMPDYPLWTAAVSLAGGNAVHYICDEAAEWYPDIDDIKSKITSNTKAIVLINPNNPTGALYPKELLLEIIEIARQNDLIIFADEIYDRMVMDGHVHTPVASLAPDVFCVSMNGLSKSHRIAGFRVGWMVLSGPKTHVKGYIEGLNMLSNMRLCSNVLAQQVVQTSLGGHQSVDELLLPGGRIYEQRNFIYNAIQDIPGLSAVKPKAGLYIFPKIDRNMYRIDDDEQFVLDFLKQEKVLLVHGRGFNWKEPDHFRIVYLPRVDELAQIQEKMTRFLSQYRR; translated from the coding sequence ATGAAAGAATATAACAAGTCTAGTAAGTTAGAGCATGTTGCCTATGATATCCGTGGTCCTGTTTTGGAAGAAGCTATGCGGATGCGAGCAAACGGAGAAAAGATTTTACGTCTGAATACAGGAAATCCAGCAGAATTTGGCTTTACAGCGCCAGATGAGGTCATTCATGACTTGATTATGAATGCGCGTGATAGTGAGGGATATTCTGACTCCAAAGGGATTTTCTCAGCCCGTAAGGCCATCATGCAGTATTGTCAACTGAAGAAATTTCCCAATGTAGACATTGATGATATCTACCTTGGAAATGGTGTCAGTGAGCTGATTGTTATGTCCATGCAAGGGCTTTTGGATAATGGCGATGAGGTCTTGGTGCCTATGCCAGACTATCCTCTCTGGACAGCCGCGGTCAGCCTAGCTGGGGGAAATGCCGTTCACTATATCTGTGATGAAGCTGCAGAATGGTACCCAGATATTGACGATATTAAGTCAAAAATTACTTCCAATACCAAGGCAATCGTCCTTATCAATCCAAATAACCCAACTGGAGCCCTTTATCCTAAGGAACTCTTGTTGGAGATTATTGAGATTGCTCGTCAAAACGATTTGATCATCTTTGCGGACGAAATCTACGACCGCATGGTAATGGATGGGCATGTGCATACGCCTGTGGCGAGCTTGGCACCTGATGTTTTCTGTGTCAGCATGAATGGTCTGTCAAAATCTCACCGTATCGCAGGTTTTCGTGTAGGCTGGATGGTCTTATCTGGACCTAAGACTCATGTTAAGGGCTATATCGAAGGGCTCAATATGCTGTCAAATATGCGCCTTTGCTCCAACGTTTTGGCCCAGCAAGTCGTACAAACTTCACTAGGTGGGCACCAGTCAGTGGATGAATTGCTCCTTCCTGGTGGACGGATTTACGAGCAAAGAAACTTCATTTACAATGCCATCCAAGATATTCCAGGTTTGTCTGCGGTCAAGCCAAAGGCGGGTCTTTATATCTTCCCTAAAATTGACCGCAATATGTACCGCATCGATGATGATGAACAGTTCGTTCTTGATTTCTTGAAGCAGGAAAAGGTTCTCTTGGTTCATGGTCGTGGTTTTAACTGGAAGGAACCAGACCATTTCCGTATCGTTTATCTTCCTCGTGTGGACGAATTGGCGCAAATCCAAGAAAAGATGACACGTTTCTTGAGTCAGTATCGTAGATAA